A genomic region of Plasmodium cynomolgi strain B DNA, chromosome 5, whole genome shotgun sequence contains the following coding sequences:
- a CDS encoding plastid 50S ribosomal protein L21 (putative) → MLFLGLCAIFFVFSPQGGGAAKVVTPHSRTAKVVAPHSRIAKVVAPHSSTAKVVSRPRGSLTFIPSTHRWKPERSRRSKVNVLINSPAQIKLSEIEDNRDRSGKFCVIEICGKARWVEEGRYYDVFRIKQEENKSIYLNRVFFYSTMEGKLVFGTPFLDNVRIKATVMKHFRGNKIYRLKFKPKKNYKRFYGHRQEMSRIYINKFEVNNNLVDREKRKYNFFRDDSIYYVLNRIHNMIRPSLELKHLKRHFMDYLNKFCSLKFETFYKHRGNYKHEKMLRNILKTKKLSKRPEVQEEVRKIEEEKESRRLNKYDPLADFDPVANECFIREHF, encoded by the coding sequence atgctttttttaGGCCTATGCGcgatttttttcgttttttccccacaaGGTGGCGGCGCAGCAAAGGTGGTAACGCCGCATAGCAGGACAGCAAAGGTGGTGGCGCCGCATAGCAGGATAGCAAAGGTGGTAGCGCCGCATAGCAGCACAGCAAAGGTGGTGTCTCGCCCCCGTGGAAGCCTCACTTTTATACCCAGCACGCACAGATGGAAGCCCGAACGGAGTAGACGAAGCAAAGTGAACGTGTTGATAAACTCGCCCGCACAAATAAAACTTTCCGAAATAGAAGATAATCGAGACAGGAGCGGGAAATTCTGTGTTATCGAAATATGTGGTAAAGCCCGATGGGTGGAGGAGGGAAGATACTATGACGTGTTCAGAATTAagcaagaagaaaataaaagcatttacctgaacagagtatttttttatagtacGATGGAAGGGAAGCTGGTCTTCGGCACCCCCTTTTTAGACAACGTAAGAATCAAGGCAACAGTTATGAAGCATTTtcgaggaaataaaatttaccgATTAAAATTTAAGCCGAAGAAAAACTACAAAAGGTTTTATGGACACAGACAAGAAATGAGCAgaatttacataaataaatttgaagTTAATAACAACCTCGTGGAtcgagaaaaaaggaagtataatttttttagagATGACTCGATATACTATGTCCTTAATCGTATTCATAACATGATTAGGCCCAGTTTAGAGCTGAAGCATTTAAAAAGGCACTTTATGGATTACctgaacaaattttgtaGTCTCAAATTTGAAACTTTTTACAAACACAGGGGGAATTacaaacatgaaaaaatgcttcGAAATATTTTGAAGACAAAAAAGTTGAGCAAACGACCTGAGGTACAGGAAGAGGTGCGGAAGAtcgaagaggaaaaggagagcaGGCGTTTGAATAAGTATGACCCCCTTGCTGACTTCGACCCGGTGGCTAATGAGTGTTTCATACGAGAGCACTTTTA